The following coding sequences are from one Gossypium hirsutum isolate 1008001.06 chromosome A12, Gossypium_hirsutum_v2.1, whole genome shotgun sequence window:
- the LOC107920578 gene encoding uncharacterized protein, whose protein sequence is MFTRLSLFDDGNLLAESQVKPTWIDQIQDKQLGDDSLVLRFGQVEDVRATSKVSCIHDVFHVFMLRQYLSDPSHVVSVDEIEVIPNLTFEEELIQILDPDIKVLRRKYILLMKALWRNHDNKEATWELEDPIHQQYSHMFESSKFQGQNFF, encoded by the exons ATGTTTACTCGCTTAAGTCTATTTGATGATGGGAATCTACTAGCCGAGTCACAAGTTAAGccaacttggattgatcagattcagGATAAACAGTTAGGGGATGATTCTCTAGTTCTGCGTTTCGGTCAAGTAGAGGATG ttagagctacctccaaaGTTAGTtgtattcatgatgtgtttcacgtcttcATGTTGAGGCAGTATTTGTCTGATCCATCTCATGTTGTTTCTGTTGACGAGATTGAGGTTATACcaaatttgacttttgaggaggagctgaTTCAGATTCTAGATCCAGACATTAAAGTTTTGAGGaggaaatatattttattaatgaaGGCTCTGTGGCGAAATCATGACAataaggaagccacgtgggaacttgaggacCCGATCCATCAACAGTATTCGCATATGTTTGAATCAAGTAAATTTcaaggtcaaaatttcttttag